A part of Winslowiella toletana genomic DNA contains:
- a CDS encoding YibL family ribosome-associated protein yields the protein MKEQEKAEIKRLSDQLDALNHKEPALLASGEPEKLGELLREKDKLIEEIERLKGVRVQKLSKEAEKLQQLPFSRAITKKEQADMGSLKKAVRGIVVVHPMTALGREMGLQEVTGFAKKAF from the coding sequence ATGAAAGAACAGGAAAAAGCAGAAATCAAACGTCTGAGCGATCAGCTTGATGCCCTTAATCACAAAGAGCCTGCCCTGCTGGCATCAGGTGAACCAGAGAAACTCGGCGAATTGCTGCGCGAGAAAGACAAGCTGATTGAAGAGATCGAACGTCTGAAAGGCGTGCGCGTGCAGAAGCTGAGTAAAGAAGCTGAAAAGCTGCAGCAGTTACCTTTTAGCCGTGCGATTACCAAAAAAGAGCAGGCGGATATGGGTAGCCTGAAAAAAGCCGTGCGTGGCATTGTGGTGGTGCACCCGATGACTGCACTGGGCCGCGAAATGGGTCTGCAGGAAGTGACCGGTTTTGCTAAGAAAGCGTTTTAA
- a CDS encoding sugar ABC transporter substrate-binding protein, protein MKKLTTSLLALSLLTALPAFAAETPTPVPAAIANHDGPIRVAVIRNLGSDDNTTQFVAGAIQEGRKLGFKVSTFLSNGDDARFQDFVNQAISQKYDGIILSHGRDPYSTALVKRIADAGIKVTVFDTPVNSDVPGVTVSQQDDASLANLSISQLAKDFNGKANIVKLWVAGFPAMERRQAEFEKLQKTYPEIHQLESIGAVSSDVQGDTANKVGAILAKYPKGKIDAIWGTWDAFSQGAYKALQENGRTEIKLYSIDISNQDLQLMREPKSPWVSSVAVDTKLIGAVNMRLIANKIAGEKTPASYEFKAAAIPQALLNSQQGAVNVASLSKIIPGWGQTDDFIAPWFATLEAKYGKK, encoded by the coding sequence ATGAAAAAACTCACAACATCGCTGCTGGCGCTGAGCCTGCTGACCGCGTTACCTGCATTTGCCGCGGAAACCCCAACCCCTGTCCCGGCAGCTATCGCTAATCATGACGGTCCGATCCGCGTGGCGGTGATCCGCAACCTCGGTTCTGACGACAATACCACCCAGTTTGTCGCGGGCGCGATTCAGGAAGGGAGAAAGCTCGGCTTTAAGGTCAGCACCTTTCTGAGCAACGGTGATGACGCGCGCTTTCAGGATTTCGTTAATCAGGCGATTAGCCAGAAGTATGACGGTATTATCCTCTCCCACGGTCGTGACCCTTACTCTACCGCGCTGGTAAAACGTATCGCTGACGCCGGGATTAAAGTGACGGTATTCGATACGCCGGTAAACAGTGATGTGCCGGGCGTGACGGTTTCTCAGCAGGATGACGCCTCGCTGGCGAATCTCTCGATCAGCCAGCTGGCGAAAGATTTCAACGGCAAGGCGAATATCGTCAAGCTGTGGGTTGCCGGTTTCCCGGCGATGGAACGTCGTCAGGCAGAGTTTGAAAAGCTACAGAAGACTTACCCGGAAATCCATCAGCTGGAGTCGATTGGCGCGGTCTCTTCTGATGTGCAGGGCGATACCGCCAATAAAGTCGGCGCGATTCTGGCTAAGTATCCGAAAGGAAAAATCGATGCCATCTGGGGAACCTGGGATGCCTTCAGCCAGGGGGCTTATAAAGCGCTGCAGGAGAATGGTCGTACTGAGATTAAACTCTACAGCATTGATATCTCCAATCAGGATCTGCAACTGATGCGCGAGCCGAAAAGCCCGTGGGTAAGCAGCGTCGCGGTGGACACCAAACTGATTGGCGCAGTGAATATGCGTCTGATCGCCAATAAGATTGCCGGTGAAAAAACGCCTGCCAGCTATGAGTTTAAAGCGGCTGCTATTCCGCAAGCTTTGCTCAACAGTCAGCAGGGTGCGGTTAACGTCGCCAGCCTGAGTAAAATCATTCCGGGCTGGGGCCAGACCGATGACTTTATTGCGCCATGGTTTGCAACCTTAGAAGCGAAATACGGTAAGAAGTAA
- a CDS encoding ABC transporter permease has product MSSKEISLKGTPAVRHQLFEFLYKWGMLLTVVALIAGFGLASDSFLDPNNIINILRSIAIVTVIAIGVSISLTIGGFDLSVGSTASLANSLVISLFVWYGFGSTQAIVVTLLLCTLVGLFNAFMIVVLKIPDMLATLASLFVVQGVAMTYSYGGSITENMVLPSGDMAEGVIPAGFSLLGQVPTIVIIMLAVTVIAQLGLSLTKHGRRMYAIGGNPEAARLSGIRTTRYRVAAYVIASLLAGLGGILLASRIGSSQVNAGGGYLMDAVAAAWIGLSLAGSGKPNALGTLLGAVILGVLGNGLVMLSVPYYAMDIIKGLVLAVALAITYIQRR; this is encoded by the coding sequence GTGAGCAGCAAAGAAATTTCCCTGAAGGGGACGCCAGCTGTGCGTCACCAGTTATTTGAATTTCTCTACAAATGGGGGATGTTGCTGACGGTAGTGGCGCTGATTGCGGGCTTTGGCCTCGCATCGGATAGCTTCCTTGACCCGAATAACATCATCAATATCTTACGTTCCATCGCCATCGTGACGGTTATTGCGATTGGCGTGTCGATCTCGCTGACCATTGGCGGCTTCGACCTGTCGGTAGGGTCGACGGCATCGCTGGCGAACTCGCTGGTGATCTCGCTATTCGTCTGGTATGGCTTCGGCTCGACGCAGGCGATTGTGGTGACGTTACTGCTCTGTACGCTGGTCGGGTTGTTTAACGCCTTTATGATCGTGGTGCTGAAAATCCCGGATATGCTGGCGACGCTGGCCAGCCTGTTTGTGGTGCAGGGTGTGGCGATGACCTACAGCTATGGCGGCTCGATTACCGAAAATATGGTGCTGCCGAGCGGCGATATGGCGGAAGGCGTTATTCCGGCGGGCTTCTCACTGCTGGGCCAGGTGCCGACCATTGTGATTATTATGCTGGCGGTGACGGTGATTGCTCAGCTGGGTCTGTCGCTGACCAAACATGGCCGCCGGATGTATGCGATTGGCGGCAACCCGGAAGCGGCGCGCCTCTCCGGAATTCGCACTACGCGCTATCGCGTTGCCGCCTATGTGATCGCTTCACTGCTGGCGGGACTCGGCGGCATTCTGCTGGCTTCGCGCATCGGCTCGTCACAGGTTAACGCCGGTGGTGGCTATCTGATGGATGCGGTGGCGGCGGCGTGGATTGGCCTGTCACTGGCCGGTTCCGGTAAGCCGAATGCGCTGGGTACGCTGCTGGGCGCAGTGATCCTTGGCGTATTAGGCAACGGGCTGGTGATGCTTTCGGTGCCTTACTACGCGATGGACATTATTAAAGGGTTAGTGCTGGCGGTTGCGCTGGCGATTACTTATATCCAGCGCCGCTAA
- a CDS encoding sugar ABC transporter ATP-binding protein, with protein MTALNRLEMHNISIAFGGFAALTQVDFTLQGGSIHALTGANGAGKSTLMAVLSGAHNHYQGEILLDGQQVKISSPRDAKQLGIHLVQQEVDVALVPTLSVAENIMLDRLAEGGQLYHWAEIRRQARELLAQLDVQIDVRRRIEQCTLAEKQQILLARALSHHCRFLILDEPTAPLDQHESERLFNVVRRLKQNGIGVVFISHRIHELKAICDQLTVLRDGRLIESGPMQNLSGEQIVEKMLGHQLDDIYPPRREAVNGATLLSIEGLHDAALLHDISLTLRKGEILGIAGLAGAGKTELCKALFGATRSQVRAGELHGKAWKPSSPHNSVERGLALVPEERRKEGIFIDEPVSMNLSVSADNSFSRFSFFGRRKAWRWAEQVIQQLGIRTTGPQQTLRRLSGGNQQKVAIGKWLRNNADVLIFDEPTKGVDVKAKTDLFVLIDQLAREGKGVIYASGEFAELVGLCDRICVLWDGRIVAEMDARTADEETLLLYSTGGTPA; from the coding sequence ATGACTGCGTTAAATCGCCTCGAAATGCACAACATTTCCATCGCTTTTGGCGGTTTTGCAGCGCTGACCCAGGTGGATTTCACCCTGCAAGGCGGCTCGATTCATGCTTTAACCGGCGCCAACGGTGCAGGAAAATCGACACTGATGGCGGTGCTGTCGGGAGCGCACAACCATTATCAGGGCGAGATTCTGCTGGATGGCCAGCAGGTGAAAATCAGTTCGCCGCGTGACGCCAAACAGCTGGGTATTCATCTGGTGCAGCAGGAAGTGGATGTGGCGCTGGTGCCTACGCTAAGTGTGGCCGAGAACATTATGCTGGATCGGCTGGCCGAAGGGGGTCAGCTGTATCACTGGGCAGAGATTCGTCGCCAGGCGCGTGAACTGCTGGCGCAGCTTGATGTACAGATTGATGTACGGCGTCGTATCGAGCAGTGCACGCTGGCGGAGAAGCAGCAAATTCTGCTGGCGCGCGCATTATCCCACCACTGCCGTTTTCTGATCCTCGATGAACCAACCGCGCCGCTGGATCAGCATGAGAGTGAACGCCTGTTTAATGTGGTGCGCCGCCTGAAACAGAACGGCATTGGCGTGGTGTTTATTTCCCACCGTATTCATGAACTGAAAGCGATTTGCGACCAGCTGACGGTGCTGCGTGATGGCCGCCTGATTGAAAGCGGCCCGATGCAGAACCTGAGCGGTGAGCAGATTGTGGAAAAAATGCTCGGTCATCAGCTGGATGATATCTATCCTCCGCGCCGTGAGGCGGTAAATGGCGCCACGCTGCTGAGCATTGAAGGGTTGCACGATGCTGCGCTGCTGCACGATATCTCGCTGACACTGCGCAAAGGGGAGATCCTCGGTATTGCGGGCCTGGCTGGCGCGGGCAAAACTGAACTCTGTAAGGCGCTGTTTGGCGCCACGCGCAGTCAGGTGCGTGCCGGTGAGCTGCACGGTAAAGCGTGGAAACCTTCTTCACCGCATAATTCAGTTGAACGCGGTCTGGCGCTGGTGCCAGAGGAGCGGCGCAAAGAGGGGATTTTTATCGATGAACCGGTCAGTATGAACCTCAGCGTCAGCGCCGATAACAGCTTCTCCCGCTTCAGCTTTTTTGGCCGCCGCAAGGCATGGCGCTGGGCGGAACAGGTGATTCAGCAGCTGGGGATCCGTACCACCGGTCCGCAGCAGACGCTGCGCCGCCTGTCGGGCGGTAATCAGCAAAAAGTGGCGATTGGCAAATGGCTGCGCAATAACGCCGATGTGCTGATTTTTGATGAGCCGACCAAAGGCGTTGATGTTAAAGCCAAAACTGACCTGTTTGTCTTAATTGATCAACTGGCGCGCGAAGGCAAAGGGGTGATCTATGCCTCAGGTGAATTCGCCGAGCTGGTTGGTCTGTGCGATCGCATTTGCGTGCTATGGGATGGCCGTATTGTCGCGGAAATGGATGCGCGAACCGCTGACGAAGAAACGCTTTTACTTTATTCCACCGGAGGAACCCCTGCGTGA
- a CDS encoding putative T6SS immunity periplasmic lipoprotein: MNKIFLLASCSLLSACQSGDPVPVELPASAAIVNDNVCVKVMPEGDEKVMSLFIYEGNDVQHGTVKEFVPQLQVSSEECLPAPHYNWEAGKIYTWHINMASQQKIDKGVYPSNRGFVTRFKIVGEKNQKQLIPVSQ, encoded by the coding sequence GTGAATAAAATATTTTTGCTTGCATCCTGTTCGCTACTTTCTGCGTGCCAGTCAGGCGATCCAGTCCCTGTGGAACTCCCGGCCAGTGCTGCCATCGTTAATGATAATGTTTGCGTTAAGGTGATGCCAGAAGGCGATGAAAAGGTCATGTCTCTGTTCATTTATGAAGGCAATGATGTTCAGCATGGCACGGTAAAAGAGTTCGTCCCGCAGCTTCAGGTCAGTAGTGAAGAGTGCCTGCCAGCACCGCATTACAACTGGGAAGCGGGTAAAATCTATACCTGGCATATCAATATGGCCTCACAACAGAAAATTGATAAGGGCGTTTACCCCTCTAATCGCGGATTTGTCACCCGTTTTAAAATAGTCGGGGAGAAGAACCAGAAACAGCTGATACCGGTTTCTCAATGA
- a CDS encoding methyl-accepting chemotaxis protein, giving the protein MVNAFARGIENLRVGKKLSVGFGLVLALAVLVAATGINKFRDVKDRADKVDYSHAISSRINEALDSQTNYQLNYRDKDIANSQAKIADALVLFQQMFTQLYWNGPTRDWLNTFPGMVKEYQQAQANYVNAVNTRNDIKGSWNLSASEQAFLALKEELGPTADLQMQVMMLKLDLALLDVHYAVRGVVAGPSDKTAAQLSASADSAVATLDIFASLVTPAQEQTLQPLRERLLSYKASVLSYVPAFQQQHQAAAVMVAKAKEMNDMVEKLVQRELNLTQESVHSAILMIVIISLTALVVGIAIAFAITRQITRPLRETLGATERIAQGDLSAVVHTTRRDELGLLMSAVGRMSDNLRNMIGEIRSGVGQVSHAAAEISAGNTDLSSRTEQQAAAVEQTAASMEQLSSTVKQNADNAHHASKLAAEASTTAQNGGKQVKAVVETMQQISDSSKRIGDITTVINSIAFQTNILALNAAVEAARAGEQGRGFAVVASEVRNLAQRSAQAAKEIEGLIAESVQRVNSGAKLVENTGVTMQDIVQSVTNVRDIMGEIASASDEQSRGINQISTAVVEMDNTTQQNAALVEQSAAAASSLEEQAKVLSQAVSVFRFAASAGALPQTAVVAALPIARRVPLPGIARDDSNWETF; this is encoded by the coding sequence ATGGTTAACGCATTTGCACGTGGCATTGAGAACCTGCGGGTTGGGAAAAAGTTGTCGGTGGGTTTTGGCCTGGTTCTGGCGCTGGCGGTGCTGGTGGCAGCGACCGGAATTAATAAGTTTCGCGATGTGAAAGATCGCGCTGATAAGGTGGATTACAGCCATGCGATCAGTAGCCGTATTAATGAAGCGCTCGACAGTCAGACTAACTACCAGCTGAACTACCGCGATAAAGATATCGCCAACAGCCAGGCGAAGATCGCCGATGCGCTGGTGTTGTTTCAGCAGATGTTTACACAGCTCTACTGGAATGGCCCGACGCGTGACTGGCTAAATACCTTTCCGGGGATGGTGAAAGAGTATCAGCAGGCACAGGCTAACTATGTTAATGCGGTAAACACACGCAATGATATTAAGGGCAGCTGGAATCTCTCTGCCAGCGAGCAGGCGTTTCTCGCGCTGAAAGAGGAGCTGGGGCCAACCGCGGATTTACAGATGCAGGTGATGATGCTGAAGCTCGATCTGGCGCTGCTGGATGTGCATTACGCAGTGCGTGGCGTGGTGGCCGGACCTTCGGACAAAACCGCCGCGCAGCTCTCTGCTTCAGCGGATAGCGCGGTTGCCACGCTGGATATCTTTGCCAGCCTGGTCACACCGGCGCAGGAACAGACACTGCAGCCACTGCGTGAACGCCTGCTTAGCTACAAAGCCAGTGTGCTCTCTTATGTTCCGGCATTTCAGCAGCAGCATCAGGCTGCCGCGGTGATGGTAGCGAAAGCCAAAGAGATGAACGATATGGTGGAAAAGCTGGTGCAGCGCGAGCTGAATCTGACCCAGGAGAGTGTTCACAGCGCCATCCTGATGATAGTGATTATCAGCCTGACCGCGCTGGTGGTGGGCATCGCTATCGCCTTCGCCATTACCCGCCAGATTACCCGTCCGCTGCGTGAAACGCTGGGCGCCACCGAGCGTATTGCGCAGGGCGATCTCTCTGCGGTGGTGCATACCACACGCCGTGACGAACTGGGGCTGCTGATGAGCGCCGTTGGCAGGATGAGCGATAATCTGCGCAATATGATTGGTGAAATTCGTTCCGGCGTCGGCCAGGTGAGCCATGCGGCAGCAGAAATCAGCGCCGGTAACACCGATCTCTCTTCACGCACCGAGCAGCAGGCGGCGGCAGTGGAGCAAACGGCGGCCAGTATGGAGCAGCTGAGCTCCACGGTAAAACAGAATGCTGACAATGCTCATCACGCCAGCAAACTGGCGGCGGAAGCGTCGACCACCGCGCAGAACGGCGGTAAGCAGGTGAAAGCGGTAGTGGAAACCATGCAGCAGATTTCAGACAGCTCAAAACGCATCGGTGATATCACCACGGTAATTAACAGCATCGCCTTTCAGACCAATATCCTGGCGCTGAATGCGGCGGTAGAAGCTGCACGCGCCGGTGAGCAGGGACGCGGTTTTGCGGTCGTCGCCAGTGAGGTGCGCAATCTGGCCCAGCGCTCAGCGCAGGCGGCAAAAGAGATTGAAGGATTGATCGCCGAGTCGGTACAGCGAGTGAACAGCGGCGCTAAACTGGTGGAAAACACCGGTGTGACCATGCAGGACATTGTGCAGTCGGTAACCAATGTGCGCGATATTATGGGGGAGATCGCCTCAGCTTCTGACGAGCAGAGCCGCGGTATCAACCAGATTTCGACCGCCGTGGTGGAGATGGATAACACCACCCAGCAGAATGCGGCGCTGGTCGAGCAATCCGCTGCTGCCGCTTCTTCGCTGGAAGAGCAGGCAAAAGTTCTGTCGCAGGCGGTATCGGTATTCCGCTTTGCCGCCAGCGCAGGCGCGCTGCCGCAGACAGCGGTTGTCGCTGCGTTGCCGATCGCCAGACGCGTACCGTTACCTGGCATCGCGCGTGATGACAGCAACTGGGAAACGTTTTAA
- the sodA gene encoding superoxide dismutase [Mn], which yields MSYSLPSLPYAYDALEPHFDKQTMEIHHTKHHQTYVNNANAALEGTEFASLPVDELITKLDQVPADKKTVLRNNAGGHSNHSFFWKGLKTGTSLQGDLKAAIEKDFGSVDAFKAEFEKAAATRFGSGWAWLVKKGDKLAVVSTANQDSPLMGEAISGVSGFPIVGLDVWEHAYYLKYQNKRPDYIKAFWEVVNWDEAAARFASAK from the coding sequence ATGAGCTATTCACTGCCATCCCTGCCTTACGCATACGACGCACTGGAACCGCATTTCGACAAGCAGACGATGGAAATCCATCACACCAAACACCACCAGACCTATGTCAACAACGCTAACGCCGCGCTGGAGGGGACTGAGTTCGCCAGTCTGCCTGTTGATGAGCTGATCACCAAACTGGATCAGGTTCCGGCAGACAAGAAAACCGTACTGCGTAACAACGCAGGTGGCCACTCAAACCACAGCTTCTTCTGGAAAGGCCTGAAAACCGGCACTTCCCTGCAGGGCGATCTGAAAGCTGCCATCGAAAAAGATTTTGGCAGCGTTGATGCTTTCAAAGCCGAATTCGAAAAAGCCGCCGCGACTCGTTTCGGTTCTGGCTGGGCGTGGCTGGTTAAGAAAGGCGACAAACTGGCGGTAGTGTCTACTGCTAACCAGGATAGCCCGCTGATGGGTGAAGCGATTTCTGGCGTTTCTGGCTTCCCGATTGTTGGTCTGGATGTGTGGGAACACGCTTACTACCTGAAGTATCAGAACAAACGCCCTGACTACATCAAGGCGTTCTGGGAAGTTGTAAACTGGGACGAAGCTGCAGCACGTTTCGCGTCTGCTAAATAA
- a CDS encoding aspartate aminotransferase family protein: protein MATRSTIMDTNSFRAEHADGLDAEVRKLTDKRSKVLGESYRLFYRKPVHLVRGKGQYLWDAAGDKYLDVYNNVASIGHCHPAVIEAVHQQMGMLNTHTRYLHENILNYSEDLLSTLPDEIDRAMYMCTGSEANDLAIRVARSFSGGTGIIVSQEAYHGTCDLTSGVSPALGSGQSLAATTRLVLPPDRYRVDAPDLGAWFAAQIQQQIDDMAAHGIKFAGFLADSIFSSDGVLPGPKGYLQQAIEVVHKNGGIFIADEVQPGFARTGDAFWGFARHDVVPDIVTTGKPMGNGIPVSALLAKSDVLAAFSDEIPYFNTFGGNPVAMAAAQAVLKVIREEGLQEHSRIVGGKLLAELTTLMDKYECIGDVRGAGLFIGFELVKDRASKTPDKQLALDVIEKLRDNHVLTSVAGPYGNVLKLRPPLAFQQGDIDWLVGALDKSLASLVG from the coding sequence ATGGCAACACGTTCGACCATCATGGACACCAACAGTTTTCGTGCGGAGCACGCCGACGGCTTAGACGCCGAGGTGCGCAAACTCACCGATAAACGCAGCAAAGTGCTGGGTGAATCCTACCGTTTGTTCTATCGCAAGCCAGTGCATCTGGTGCGCGGTAAAGGACAATATCTGTGGGATGCGGCAGGTGATAAGTACCTTGATGTCTATAACAACGTGGCCAGTATTGGTCATTGCCACCCGGCGGTGATTGAGGCGGTGCATCAGCAGATGGGTATGCTGAATACCCATACCCGCTACTTACATGAAAATATTCTTAACTACTCAGAAGATCTGCTAAGTACCCTGCCGGATGAGATCGACCGTGCTATGTATATGTGTACCGGCTCGGAAGCCAATGACCTGGCGATCCGCGTTGCGCGCTCATTTAGCGGCGGCACCGGGATTATTGTCAGTCAGGAAGCCTACCATGGCACCTGCGACCTGACTTCCGGCGTGTCCCCGGCGCTGGGCAGCGGCCAGTCACTGGCGGCGACCACCCGTTTAGTGCTGCCGCCGGATCGCTATCGTGTTGATGCGCCAGATCTCGGCGCGTGGTTTGCGGCGCAAATTCAGCAGCAGATTGACGATATGGCGGCGCACGGCATTAAATTTGCCGGTTTCCTTGCTGACTCTATCTTCTCCTCTGACGGTGTGTTGCCGGGGCCAAAAGGCTATCTGCAACAGGCGATTGAGGTCGTGCATAAAAATGGCGGTATTTTTATCGCCGATGAAGTACAGCCTGGTTTTGCGCGTACCGGCGATGCCTTCTGGGGCTTTGCGCGCCATGATGTGGTGCCGGACATCGTCACCACCGGCAAACCGATGGGCAACGGTATTCCGGTATCGGCACTGCTGGCGAAAAGCGATGTGCTCGCCGCTTTCAGTGATGAAATTCCTTATTTCAACACCTTCGGTGGCAACCCGGTAGCGATGGCTGCCGCGCAGGCGGTACTGAAAGTGATTAGAGAGGAAGGTTTGCAGGAGCACAGCCGTATTGTTGGCGGCAAGCTGCTGGCTGAACTGACAACGCTGATGGATAAATATGAGTGCATCGGCGATGTACGCGGCGCGGGGCTGTTTATCGGCTTCGAGCTGGTGAAAGATCGTGCCAGCAAAACGCCGGATAAGCAGCTGGCGCTGGATGTGATTGAAAAGCTGCGTGATAACCATGTGCTGACCTCGGTGGCCGGTCCTTATGGGAATGTGCTGAAACTGCGTCCGCCGCTGGCTTTCCAGCAAGGCGATATCGACTGGCTGGTTGGCGCGCTGGATAAATCGCTGGCGTCACTGGTGGGCTGA
- a CDS encoding DeoR/GlpR family DNA-binding transcription regulator, translating to MLQETRLHRIRALLSTLNQVSTERIIKELGISRETARRDIIELEALGVARRVHGGLVALDTAPEPPLTVRSAVQAKEKRAIARAAAQRLQSGQTLFLDAGSTTTMLADELRSMSGLTIITNSLHAALKLSAAEEHETLNNEVILLGGSMMAGAQQTRGELTVGEIYRYRADVALLSPVGIDSKSGASSFYPHEAAIARAMTQQATQLILLADHSKLGITSRMVYATSSEVSLLVTDSAAPKQPAFAALQNKLAEIVVA from the coding sequence ATGCTGCAGGAAACGCGTTTACATCGTATTCGGGCGTTGTTAAGCACGCTGAACCAGGTCAGTACCGAGCGCATTATTAAAGAGCTGGGCATTTCACGCGAAACAGCGCGGCGCGATATTATCGAGCTGGAAGCGCTCGGCGTGGCGCGCCGGGTACATGGCGGTCTGGTTGCGCTGGATACCGCGCCCGAACCGCCGCTGACCGTACGCAGCGCCGTGCAGGCAAAAGAGAAGCGCGCCATTGCCCGCGCGGCGGCGCAGCGACTGCAATCCGGCCAGACGCTGTTTCTCGATGCAGGCAGTACCACCACCATGCTGGCGGACGAACTGCGCTCCATGTCCGGTTTAACCATTATCACCAACAGCCTGCATGCCGCCCTGAAGCTCAGCGCCGCAGAAGAACATGAGACGTTAAATAACGAAGTGATTTTACTCGGTGGCAGCATGATGGCGGGCGCACAGCAGACGCGCGGCGAGTTAACCGTCGGCGAAATTTACCGTTATCGCGCCGATGTGGCGCTGTTGTCGCCGGTCGGCATCGACAGCAAAAGTGGCGCCAGCAGCTTTTATCCCCATGAAGCCGCGATTGCCCGCGCCATGACGCAACAGGCCACGCAGCTGATTCTGCTGGCCGATCACAGCAAGCTGGGCATCACCAGCCGGATGGTATACGCCACCAGCAGCGAGGTTAGCCTGCTGGTGACCGACAGCGCCGCGCCAAAACAGCCCGCCTTTGCCGCGTTGCAAAACAAGCTGGCGGAAATTGTTGTGGCTTAA
- a CDS encoding AAA family ATPase, which produces MRLESITLKNIGVFAHTRFDFPAAESAHYHAEMYILTGPNGCGKSTLLQALAAIFTPEPHHNPRYGDDARVDYRFAGDAGFYTARQTEPAACIAALRQPFSHCLSFADTCGDHDFIAWITKNRTRSALMQVAGETQQQQQQDEILQRITDFASAISGLKLIFSLDSALNLNLTINGKPASLTLLPEGLKSVLGWITDLTARLEAFYRSGIFAQPLLLFLDEIDIHLHPTWQRRLLPALQKLLTGAQIFISTHSPFVVGSVADAWIYCLPDPQRAARGDTAEPEEIVPLAAAAGKSYQLILEEVFKVEEQFDVETEALLQAFYQQRNHCLQSRSNNDSELTALANKIRERGEELETIVEMELRQLNRRIKG; this is translated from the coding sequence ATGCGACTGGAAAGTATTACCCTGAAAAACATTGGCGTGTTTGCCCATACACGCTTCGATTTTCCCGCAGCGGAAAGCGCACATTACCATGCTGAGATGTATATTCTCACCGGGCCAAATGGCTGTGGTAAAAGCACGCTGTTACAGGCTTTAGCCGCCATCTTTACACCTGAGCCGCACCATAACCCGCGCTATGGCGATGATGCACGCGTCGATTATCGTTTTGCCGGTGACGCTGGTTTTTACACCGCCAGGCAGACCGAGCCGGCGGCCTGTATCGCCGCGCTGAGACAGCCTTTTAGCCACTGTTTGTCTTTTGCGGATACCTGCGGTGATCACGATTTTATCGCGTGGATAACTAAAAATCGCACCCGCTCGGCGCTGATGCAGGTTGCCGGAGAAACCCAGCAACAGCAGCAGCAGGATGAAATCCTGCAGCGTATTACTGATTTTGCCTCCGCGATCAGCGGATTAAAGCTGATATTTTCCCTTGATAGCGCGCTGAACCTGAACCTTACAATCAATGGCAAACCGGCCAGTCTGACGCTATTGCCGGAAGGGCTGAAATCGGTGCTTGGCTGGATTACCGATCTCACCGCCAGACTGGAGGCGTTTTACCGTAGCGGAATATTTGCGCAGCCGCTGCTGCTGTTTCTCGATGAAATCGATATCCACCTGCATCCCACCTGGCAACGACGCCTGCTGCCGGCGTTGCAGAAACTGCTGACCGGCGCGCAAATCTTTATCTCCACCCATTCGCCGTTTGTCGTCGGCTCGGTTGCGGATGCGTGGATCTATTGCCTGCCGGATCCGCAGCGCGCGGCGCGCGGTGATACGGCGGAGCCGGAAGAGATCGTTCCGCTGGCGGCGGCGGCGGGCAAAAGTTATCAATTGATTCTCGAAGAGGTGTTTAAGGTTGAGGAGCAGTTTGATGTTGAGACTGAAGCGCTGTTGCAGGCGTTTTACCAGCAGCGCAATCACTGCCTGCAAAGCCGGTCGAACAACGATAGTGAGCTGACCGCGCTGGCCAACAAAATTCGTGAGCGTGGTGAAGAGCTGGAGACCATCGTAGAAATGGAGCTACGCCAGCTGAACCGGCGGATCAAAGGATAA